The following proteins are co-located in the Microbacterium immunditiarum genome:
- a CDS encoding large exoprotein gives MGDTRTDAPDRAPHSLTVDGMGGQVLGGGVIVAVTVLLWLVYLLPSWHSRRQYDAAERNAVRLNQALRVLAETAETPEEVRLELNTRTALAQQRLARRAIAEREHAALEQSRIELEQARAERATARRSPHARRARARRRMRLATTTVGLAALGFAGWGAWEVVTTGAQLLLWSSVAVAVLCALMLVRLSRVAARAAARAEKADAATRAPVTVQDVALEPDRAWQPRELPRPLTASAGSRAAAVLEAEEAREARRRAALDEAIRARAEAQAPPSIDRARQAREARPAAAGTPDFARMGYVDDAEIEAHVRRLLARRAAGE, from the coding sequence GTGGGCGACACGCGAACGGATGCCCCGGACCGCGCCCCGCACTCGCTTACCGTTGACGGCATGGGCGGGCAGGTGCTGGGCGGTGGGGTGATCGTCGCCGTGACGGTCCTGCTGTGGCTCGTCTACCTCCTGCCGTCGTGGCACAGCCGTCGTCAGTACGACGCGGCCGAGCGCAACGCGGTGCGGCTCAACCAAGCGCTGCGCGTGCTCGCCGAGACGGCGGAGACGCCCGAAGAGGTGCGGCTCGAGCTCAACACGCGGACGGCGCTCGCGCAGCAGCGGCTCGCGCGTCGCGCGATCGCCGAGCGAGAGCACGCAGCCCTCGAACAGTCGCGGATCGAGCTCGAGCAGGCTCGCGCCGAGCGGGCGACCGCCCGGCGCTCGCCGCACGCGCGTCGTGCTCGCGCGCGGCGCCGCATGCGGCTCGCGACCACGACGGTGGGGCTCGCCGCGCTCGGCTTCGCCGGCTGGGGAGCGTGGGAGGTCGTGACAACCGGCGCGCAGCTGCTCCTGTGGTCTTCGGTGGCCGTGGCCGTGCTGTGCGCGCTGATGCTCGTGCGCCTTTCGCGCGTCGCCGCTCGTGCGGCTGCGAGGGCGGAGAAGGCGGATGCCGCGACCCGCGCACCCGTGACCGTGCAGGACGTCGCACTCGAGCCCGACCGGGCGTGGCAGCCGCGCGAGCTTCCTCGGCCGCTCACGGCCTCGGCGGGGTCTCGAGCCGCGGCCGTGCTCGAGGCGGAGGAGGCGCGCGAAGCGCGACGTCGCGCGGCCCTCGACGAGGCGATCCGCGCGCGGGCGGAGGCTCAGGCGCCTCCCTCGATCGACCGCGCGCGTCAGGCTCGCGAGGCTCGTCCTGCCGCCGCGGGCACGCCGGACTTCGCGCGCATGGGCTACGTCGACGACGCCGAGATCGAGGCGCATGTGCGGCGCCTGCTCGCGCGTCGCGCGGCGGGGGAGTAG
- a CDS encoding LLM class F420-dependent oxidoreductase, which translates to MRTGIHYWNYTTPGGEAAIAEDIVATAKVAEDGGFDQFTVMDHWFQMDATGDAAQPMLEAYTTLGFVAAHTSRLRIGPLVVGVTYRHPGLLAKTATTLDVLSSGRSFFGIGAAWYEREHAALGVPFPPIADRFERLEETLRIAKQMWGDDDGPFEGRHYRLAQTLNSPQPVASPHPPIMIGGKGKRKTLRLAAQFAQIVNFTSADPEEVAELLDVLRRHCDDVGTDYDAIEKQALAGRLNPDAPGWLDQVKRLRDLGIDLVVLSVRPDRQLEWVERLATEVVPRVAEL; encoded by the coding sequence ATGCGCACAGGAATCCACTACTGGAACTACACGACGCCCGGCGGAGAAGCCGCGATCGCCGAGGACATCGTCGCGACAGCGAAGGTCGCCGAGGACGGCGGGTTCGATCAGTTCACCGTCATGGACCACTGGTTCCAGATGGATGCGACGGGCGACGCGGCACAGCCGATGCTCGAGGCGTACACGACACTCGGGTTCGTCGCCGCCCACACGTCGCGCCTGCGCATCGGCCCCCTCGTCGTGGGCGTGACGTACCGCCACCCCGGTCTGCTCGCGAAGACCGCCACGACCCTCGACGTGCTGAGCAGCGGCCGGTCGTTCTTCGGCATCGGCGCCGCGTGGTACGAGCGCGAGCATGCGGCGCTGGGCGTTCCGTTCCCGCCGATCGCGGACCGCTTCGAGCGCCTCGAGGAGACGCTCCGGATCGCGAAGCAGATGTGGGGCGACGATGACGGCCCCTTCGAGGGCCGCCACTACCGCCTCGCGCAGACGCTCAACAGTCCGCAGCCGGTGGCGTCGCCGCATCCGCCGATCATGATCGGAGGCAAGGGCAAGCGCAAGACCCTGCGACTCGCCGCGCAGTTCGCCCAGATCGTCAACTTCACCTCCGCCGACCCGGAGGAGGTCGCCGAGCTGCTGGACGTGCTGAGACGGCATTGCGATGACGTCGGCACAGATTACGACGCGATCGAGAAGCAGGCGCTCGCGGGTCGGCTGAATCCGGATGCCCCGGGCTGGCTCGACCAGGTGAAGCGGCTCCGCGACCTCGGAATCGACCTCGTCGTGCTCAGTGTCCGGCCCGACCGCCAGCTCGAGTGGGTCGAGCGGCTCGCGACCGAGGTCGTGCCGCGGGTCGCGGAGCTCTGA
- a CDS encoding xylanase, with product MAVIGVIVGLAGAMAALGSGSSSSPQTPAPIGPSATPTAGDEPPAETPPTLVQALLAATDDPAACVVSFEGEEVDLPPILQSEGSLFDRLPIPQREGLVFAGWYATLADAAAYAVPARMNGSREVACTERQLTLYGAWTTPEANAAENARIPIMMYHQFTAKPEGESGWTRGNHVYIGDFEAHMAYIAQDGFYFPTWDELSAFIDGRLFLPNHSLIVTDDAADQTWFDLAVPIVDKYKVLTTSFMITAHRQDPPPSKYVLRRSHTHDMHQPGANGDGQMVNWAAADIAADLEASAAVLGAKEVVAYPFGHYNETAKQGVRQAGFELARTIEQGYVRIGSDKLALPCVRISYGMGADALPGLIG from the coding sequence GTGGCCGTGATCGGCGTCATCGTCGGGCTCGCCGGAGCGATGGCCGCGCTCGGCTCAGGGTCCTCCTCGTCGCCGCAGACGCCTGCACCGATCGGCCCGAGTGCGACGCCGACGGCGGGCGACGAGCCGCCCGCCGAGACTCCCCCGACGCTGGTTCAGGCGCTTCTCGCGGCGACCGACGACCCGGCCGCATGCGTCGTGTCGTTCGAGGGCGAAGAGGTCGACCTCCCCCCGATCCTCCAGAGCGAAGGCAGCCTGTTCGACAGGCTGCCGATCCCGCAGCGCGAGGGCCTCGTGTTCGCGGGGTGGTACGCCACGCTGGCGGATGCCGCCGCCTACGCGGTCCCCGCCCGCATGAACGGCTCACGAGAGGTCGCATGCACCGAGAGGCAGCTGACCCTCTACGGCGCGTGGACGACGCCCGAGGCGAACGCCGCCGAGAACGCGCGCATCCCGATCATGATGTACCACCAGTTCACCGCCAAGCCGGAAGGCGAGAGCGGCTGGACGCGCGGCAATCACGTGTACATCGGCGACTTCGAGGCGCACATGGCGTACATCGCCCAGGACGGCTTCTACTTCCCGACGTGGGACGAGCTTTCGGCGTTCATCGACGGCAGGCTCTTCCTGCCGAACCACTCCCTCATCGTGACCGACGACGCCGCCGACCAGACGTGGTTCGATCTCGCCGTGCCGATCGTCGACAAGTACAAGGTGCTCACGACATCGTTCATGATCACCGCGCACCGGCAGGACCCGCCCCCGTCGAAGTACGTGCTGCGCCGCTCGCACACGCACGACATGCACCAGCCGGGGGCGAACGGCGACGGCCAGATGGTCAACTGGGCCGCCGCCGACATCGCGGCCGACCTCGAGGCATCCGCCGCGGTCCTCGGCGCGAAGGAGGTCGTCGCCTATCCGTTCGGGCATTACAACGAGACCGCGAAGCAGGGAGTGCGACAAGCGGGCTTCGAGCTCGCGCGCACGATCGAGCAGGGTTACGTGCGCATCGGCTCCGACAAGCTCGCGCTGCCGTGCGTGCGCATCAGCTACGGAATGGGCGCGGATGCCCTGCCGGGACTGATCGGCTGA